The following proteins are encoded in a genomic region of Drosophila willistoni isolate 14030-0811.24 chromosome 3R, UCI_dwil_1.1, whole genome shotgun sequence:
- the LOC6650579 gene encoding protein turtle homolog B, translating into MHPEVGATFAFICQRFKQKPSLQLHLHVPVSLHTSASACVPSQHGRRRRRRWEADGSKSCSFYSSSWNLGICLILLLLLVTCQVHCSYLEPDELIHELDRPVPLTSVQGVLGRQTMLPCDISPLERDDAVYMVLWFREGDGEPIYNFDVRGRQFGQARLWSSPLAFGTRAHFSSTSHPAQLKIDNIRIEDEGVYRCRVDFRNSPTRNLKINLTVIVPPDRPIIYGPSRHDKASNVESFNEGNDIVLACEVAGGRPRPNVTWYLDNTVIDESFEQRPDGKTINHLSYPNIGRQHLNARLVCVASNTNLTPPNNRVVILDVNLKPMAVHILTKDRFISADRTYDIECKSSGSKPPALITWWKGSKQLKKLTKNFNEPDNQSLSILTFTPGREDDGKYLTCRAENQFIEGSAIEDKWRLIVHYQPTTLLKIGSSLNPDDIKEGDDAYFECLVQSNPKPYKLSWFHNGKELQHNISAGIILSDSSLVLQSVSRASAGDYTCLAVNSEGKGPSNPVTLRIRYAPICANEHEELLGALKHEKLSLKCKVDSSPPADSFYWTFNSSGEQTELPARLHTSETGMSLLNYTPISDLDYGTISCWGKNTIGKQQSPCIFQIVAAGRPFPVQNCSVNNQSTDSLQVDCMEGFDGGLPQGFLLELVEMNTLRLARNITLSHGSPSFVIDNLDQAGTYRMIIFSVNAKGRSEPTIIDDINFKGVAKFTGISPGLSMPLSPFLAGLTLFCGLLFAITCIIAAAFYRRFSNRRNDNNLKAAKHTQLSVATDCQLDPLHPNAHANGQHEQQGGSHHQPHHSLLPINCDNRSGADCPTLGVGEVSVAIDGGVKGTSPLGSSLLAMNSDTLRSAARTRHSPIGLADQADIDDTDPDVIPNQYEKRPLKSLIASPGYASPSSRLMQRDYVRDAELGKNNGENVGMVAGLNGAEGLSGIGLMSNSGNEVLHYTFRPSKQISYATLNKKGITTCSPTTLGSMNYNVSTSTPSSSYHLTPQPMEVSLLSPNNPSVTSSLSEYRFRTGPEIVTTSNRIQESCI; encoded by the exons ATGCATCCTGAGGTCGGGGCCACGTTTGCATTCATTTGCCAACGATTTAAGCAGAAGCCAAGCCTTCAACTTCATCTCCATGTTCCGGTTTCCCTGCACACCTCCGCATCTGCCTGTGTCCCATCACAGCATGGCCGTCGGCGACGGCGAAGGTGGGAGGCAGATGGAAGCAAGTCCTGCTCATTTTACTCGTCCTCTTGGAATCTTGGCATATGCCTgatactgctgctgctgctggtaaCTTGCCAGGTGCATTGTTCGTATCTGGAGCCTGACGAGCTTATACACGAGCTGGATCGACCGGTGCCTCTGACTTCGGTGCAGGGAGTACTTGGTCGACAAACTATGCTGCCCTGCGATATATCTCCCTTGGAGCGCGACGATGCCGTCTATATGGTCCTCTGGTTTCGTGAGGGCGATGGTGAACCCATCTACAA TTTCGATGTGCGAGGGCGGCAGTTCGGACAGGCCCGCCTCTGGTCCTCACCGTTGGCCTTTGGAACGCGTGCCCACTTCAGCAGTACCTCGCATCCCGCCCAGCTGAAAATCGACAACATACGCATAGAGGACGAGGGCGTCTATCGCTGTCGAGTTGATTTTCGCAATTCGCCCACCCGAAATCTAAAGATAAATCTAACTGTCATTGTGCCACCAGACAGACCCATCATCTATGGTCCCAGCAGGCATGACAAGGCAAGCAATGTCGAGTCCTTCAACGAAGGCAACGACATTGTTCTAGCCTGTGAGGTTGCAGGCG gTCGCCCACGTCCGAATGTTACATGGTATTTGGACAATACGGTTATCGATGAGTCTTTCGAACAACGTCCCGATGGCAAGACCATTAACCATTTGTCATATCCCAACATTGGAAGGCAGCATTTGAATGCCAGGCTAGTGTGTGTGGCCAGTAATACGAATCTGACACCGCCCAACAATCGAGTCGTCATTCTGGATGTAAATT TAAAACCAATGGCCGTGCATATTCTCACCAAGGATCGGTTCATTTCCGCTGATCGTACCTATGACATTGAGTGCAAAAGTTCTGGGTCGAAACCTCCAGCTTTGATTACATGGTGGAAGGGTAGCAAGCAGCTTAAGAAACTTACAAAGAAC tttaatGAACCCGATAATCAATCTTTAAGTATACTGACGTTTACGCCCGGTCGCGAGGACGAtggcaaatatttaacatGTCGGGCAGAAAATCAATTCATCGAAGGCAGCGCCATCGAGGACAAATGGCGTCTCATTGTGCATT ACCAACCCACCACATTGCTCAAGATTGGCTCCTCTCTGAATCCGGATGATATCAAGGAGGGGGATGATGCCTATTTCGAGTGTTTGGTTCAATCGAATCCCAAACCATACAAGTTGTCTTGGTTTCACAAC GGCAAGGAGTTGCAGCACAACATCTCAGCTGGCATTATTCTGTCGGATTCATCTTTGGTTCTGCAGAGTGTCTCACGAGCCTCGGCCGGTGACTACACTTGCCTGGCTGTCAATTCGGAGGGCAAAGGACCAAGTAATCCGGTCACATTGCGCATACGCT ATGCGCCCATCTGTGCCAACGAGCATGAGGAATTGTTGGGAGCTCTTAAGCACGAGAAATTGTCATTGAAGTGCAAAGTGGATTCCTCACCGCCGGCAGATTCCTTTTACTGGACATTTAATTCCTCCGGTGAGCAAACGGAGTTACCAGCCCGACTGCATACCAGCGAG ACGGGAATGTCGCTGTTGAATTACACTCCCATCTCGGACTTGGACTATGGTACTATATCCTGTTGGGGCAAAAATACCATTGGCAAGCAACAAAGTCCGtgcatttttcaaattgtcgCAGCGGGTCGGCCCTTTCCCGTGCAAAACTGTAGCGTTAATAACCAATCGACAGATTCGCTGCAAGTGGATTGCATGGAGGGATTCGATGGTGGTTTGCCGCAGGGTTTTCTACTCGAATTGGTTGAGATGAACACCCTTCGTTTGGCTAGGAATATTACTTTATCG CATGGTTCTCCCAGCTTTGTCATAGACAATCTGGACCAGGCCGGCACCTATCGCATGATTATATTCTCAGTCAATGCGAAAGGTCGCTCAGAGCCCACAATAATAGATGACATTAATTTTAAGGGCGTGGCCAAATTCACTG GAATCTCCCCTGGCCTTTCTATGCCACTTTCACCATTTCTAGCTGGGTTAACTTTATTCTGTGGACTTCTTTTTGCCATCACTTGCATCATAGCGGCTGCCTTTTATAGGAGATTCTCAAATCG GCGCAACGATAACAATCTGAAAGCCGCAAAGCACACACAATTATCCGTGGCCACGGACTGCCAGCTGGACCCGTTGCATCCTAATGCCCATGCCAATGGGCAGCATGAACAGCAGGGGGGCAGTCATCATCAGCCCCACCACAGTCTGCTGCCCATTAATTGTGATAATCGCAGCGGAGCTGATTGCCCCACCTTGGGAGTCGGCGAGGTGAGTGTGGCCATTGATGGCGGGGTCAAAGGCACCTCTCCTCTGGGCAGTAGCCTGCTGGCCATGAACAGTGACACATTGCGATCAGCGGCGAGGACACGTCACAGTCCAATTGGACTAGCCGATCAGGCCGATATCGATGATACGGATCCTGATGTTATACCAAATCAGTATG aaaaacgTCCTTTAAAGAGTCTGATAGCTTCACCAGGCTATGCCAGCCCATCGTCTCGCCTTATGCAGAGAGACTATGTGCGTGATGCTGAACTGGGGAAGAATAACGGGGAGAATGTAGGCATGGTGGCCGGCCTTAATGGGGCAGAAGGACTCTCCGGAATTGGTCTTATGAGCAATTCTGGCAACGAGGTGCTCCACTACACGTTTAGGCCAAGTAAACAGATC AGCTATGCAACTCTGAATAAGAAGGGCATAACAACCTGTAGTCCGACGACTCTCGGTTCGATGAACTACAATGTGAGTACATCGACGCCATCATCCTCATATCATCTAACACCCCAGCCCATGGAGGTCAGTTTGCTAAGTCCGAATAATCCATCGGTGACATCGTCGCTGAGCGAATACCGATTTCGAACTGGACCTGAAATTGTCACCACTTCAAATCGCATACAGGAAAGttgtatataa